Genomic DNA from Sphingobium sp. WTD-1:
GCACCATGCATGTGGAGCAGGTGCCGATGGCGGAGATTGCGCAGCAGGTCGGCACCCCGGTCTATGTCTACTCGACCGCGACGCTGGAACGTCATGTCGGCGTGTTTCGCGACGGGCTGTCCCAGCTCGACAATCCGCTGATCGCCTTTGCCGTGAAGGCCAATCCCAATGCCGCCGTGCTGGCGACGCTGGCGAAGCTGGGGCTGGGCGCGGACGTGGTATCGGGCGGCGAATTGCAGCGCGCCGTGGCCGCGGGCATTCCGGCCGATCGCATCGTCTTTTCGGGCGTCGGCAAGACCGCCGAAGAAATGAAGCTGGCGCTGGAGCTGGGCATTTTCCAGTTCAACCTGGAGAGCGAACCGGAAGCGGAAATGCTGTCGCAGGTTGCGGAGTCGATGGGCCGGAAGGCGCCGGTCGCCTATCGCATCAACCCCGATGTCGACGCCGGCACTCATGCCAAGATTTCGACCGGCAAGTCGGAAAACAAGTTCGGCATCCCCTATGACCGGGCGCTGGAAAGCTATGCTGCCGCGCGCGACCTGCCGGGCCTCGATGTCCAGGGCGTCGCCGTGCATATCGGCAGCCAGCTGACCGACCTGGCGCCGCTGGAGGCGGCCTTCGTCAAGGTCGGCGCGCTGATCGCGCAGTTGCGCGCGGCGGGCCATGACATCCGCACCGCCGATCTGGGCGGTGGCCTGGGCGTACCCTACGACCCGTCGCAGCCGCTGCCGCCGAGCCCGGCGGATTATGGCGCGATGGTGACGCGGGTGACGCAGGGCTGGGATGCGCGGCTGATGTTCGAGCCGGGTCGGGTGATCGTGGGCAATGCCGGCGTGCTGCTGTCGAAGGTGATCCGCGTCAAGCAGGGCGCGCAGGCGCCGTTCGTGATCGTCGACGCGGCGATGAACGACCTGATGCGCCCGAGCCTCTATGACGCTTGGCACGATATCCGCGCGGTGGCGCCCGACGGCAACCGGATCGCGTCGAACGTGGTCGGGCCGGTGTGCGAAACCGGCGATACCTTTGCCATGGGCCGCGACATGGACGTAGTGGCGGCCGGCGACCTGCTGACATTCATGACGGCTGGCGCCTATGGCGCGACCATGGCGGGCACCTATAACAGCCGGTCGCTGACCCCTGAAGTGCTGGTGTCGGGCGACAAATGGGCGGTGGTCCGCGCGCGCCCGCCGATCGAGGCGCTGATCGCGGGTGATCATATTCCCGATTGGGTTGCTGGCTGATGCACAGCCTGCCCGTCTTTCTGCGGCTGGAGGGGCGGGCGGTCATCCTGACCGGAGAAGGCGAGGCGGCCGATGCCAAGCGCCGGCTGCTGGAGCGCGCCGGCGCGCGCATCGTCGGCGAGGATGATGCGGATGCGCGGGTCGCGATCGTGTCGGATGGCGACGCGGCGGTCGTGGCGCGACTGCGCGCGCGCGGCGTGCTGGTCAATGCGACCGACAAGCCGGACCTGTGCGATTTCACCCTGCCGGCGATCGTCGATCGCGATCCGGTGCTGATCGCGATCGGCACGGGTGGGGCGTCGGCGGGGCTGGCGGCGGCGCTGCGGCAGCGGATCGAGGCCTTGTTGCCGAGCGGGCTGGGCGATCTGGCGCGGGCGCTGTTTGCGGCGCGGGGGCGGTTGCGCGACCTGTGGCCCGATGCCGGCGCACGGCGGCAGGCGATCGGCAAGGCGCTGGCGCCGGGCGGGGCGATCGATCCGCTGGGTTTCGATCCGGATGTCGACTTCTGGCTGGCGGAAAATCCGGAGGCGGACAATAGCGAGCTATATCTTGTCCGGCTGACGTCGGCCGATCCCGACGACCTGAGCGTGCGCGATGCGCGGATGCTGGCGCTGGCGGACCGGGTCTATCATGACGGGTCGGTGGCGTCGGCGATATTGGACCGGGCGCGGGCGGATGCCGAGCGGATCGCGGCGGATGGTCCGCCCGAACGGCCGGGCGTCGGCCTGAATCTGTGGGTCAGTTCTGCCGCGCGTTGAGGCGGGCGACTTCATCCTGCAAGGCCTGGATCGAGGAGACGAGGCGGGCGCGGTCGAGCTGCATTTGCTGCAGGGCGTCGCGGGTTTCGCCCAGTTCCACCGCGCGGCGGGCGATGCGGGCATCGAGTTCGGCATTGTGGCGGCTGAGCATGTCGAGCCGTTCGGCGCGGGCGCACAGATGGCGCAGCCGTGCATCGAGCAGGTCGAAATCGAACGGCTTGACGATATGGTCGTCGGCGCCAGCCTCCAGCACTTCGACGGCGGACTGGCTATCCATGCGACCGGTCAGCATGACGATGCAGGCATGGGGGGCGAGTGCGGCGGCGCGTATGCGCTTCATCGTCGTCACGGCGGGCAGCATCAAAAGGTCCATGTCGATCAGGATCAGGTCGACCGGACGCGTCACCAGCAGGTTGAGGGCGATGAAACCATTTTCGGCCAGCATCACGTCATAGTTAAGCCGTGACAGGCGGCGGGCGATGACGGCGCGGGCGGTCGCATTCTCGTCGATCAGCAGCACGCGCAGCCGACGCGAGGCGGTGGCGTCGCTTTCCGGCTTTTCAGCAACGATCTGATGAAGGGGCTTGCGCTTGAAAAACGGCATTGGATAGCAACTCCTGCGATCGGCAGGTTAGATGCTGGCGGCAAAGAAATGGTTAACGCGCCATGCCTTGGGCGCCATAGGCGCGCAGGAAGATGTCGACGGCGAAGGCGGCGTCGCTTTCCATCTGTTGCGGCGTGACCCGTTCGATCTGGCCGAGCAGCAGCAATTCATGGCAACCCGATGTCGTCAGGCGCATCAGCACGCGAGCGGCCTTGTCGGGATCGTCGCGGCGCAACTGGCCGCGATCCATCGCGCCTTCGAGGAAGCGGGCGAGCAGCATCCGGGTATGGCTGGGCGCCATTTCATAGAAGATGCGGCTCATTTCCGGGAAGCGACTGCCTTCCGACGCGATCAGCCGGTGCAGGGCGATCGCTTCGGGCGATGTCACCTTTTCGAGCAGGCTGAGCGCGGTGCGGTGCAGCGTCGAGGTGAGGTCGCCGCCGGGATCCAATATTTCCGAAAGTCGCGCGCGATAGGTGCTGGTCGCATTTTCGAGAACCGCGCGAAACAATTCCTCCTTGGAAGGGAAATGATTCCACAACGTGCCCTTCGACCCGCCCAATATGGCGGCGATGGCCGACATGCTGGTCGCGGCATAGCCATTTTCCAGAAAATGCCGGGCAGCCACCTCCAATATCGTCTGACGCCGGTCGAGGCGGCGGGCCTCCCGACGGCTGGGGGCAGAAGCTTTTTCCGGGCATGTCATATAAGCGTACCATAGAGTACGCTATTTATATTGACAAGGGTGGTACGGCGGGGCAAAGGCGATTTTCATACTGGATGGTACGGTTTGGATATGTCCGTGAGTCGCATCAGTTTTTCCATTCGCACCGGCGGTATTGCAGTGACAGCGCTGCTTCTGGCCGGCTGTGCTTCAATACCCGATCTGGGCGACAAGCCCGAGATTCGCGCGCCGCAGAGCGTGGAGGCCGGGCGCAGCCTGAGCGCCGACACGGTTGCCTGGCCCAGCGAGAATTGGTGGAGCGCCTATGGCGATCCGCAACTGACATCGCTGATCGAGGAGGGGCTGCGCAATTCGCCTGACATGGCGGTGGCGCTGGCGCGTTTCCGCCAGGCGACGGCGATGGCCCAGCAATCGGGCGCGGCGCTGCTGCCCACGGTCGACGCCACGGCCAATGCCGGCGTGACCAAGCAGAGCTATAATATGGGCATGCCCAAGGATTTCGTGCCGCAGGGCTGGCTGGGCACCGGCAAGGTCGGGCTGGACTTTGGTCTGGATATCGACCTGTGGGGCAAGAACCGGGCGTCGCTGGCCGCAGCCACGTCGGAAGCCCGCGCGGCCGAGATCGACGCGCAGCAGGCACGCCTGGCGCTGACCACCGCGATCGCCGATGCCTATGCCGACCTGGCCCGCCTCTATGACGAGGCGGAAATCCAGGAGCGTACGCTGGAAATCCGCACGGCCAGCCAGAAGCTGGTCGCCGACCGCCGGCAGAATGGCCTGGAAACGCGCGGTAGCGTGCGCCAGGCCGACGCCACCGTGTCCTCGGCCAAGGCGCAACTGGCCGCCGCCCGCGTGGCGATCGAGCTGCGCCAGCATCAGATCGCCGCGCTGATCGGCGCCGGGCCGGACCGTGGCCTGGCGATGACCCGGCCGCAGATCGGCCAGTTGGCGCCGCTGGGTCTGCCGGCGGACGTCACCACCAATCTGGTGGCGCGTCGTCCCGACGTCGCCGCCGCGCTGGCCCGGACGCAGGCCGCCGCCAGCCGGATCAAGGTGGCGCGGGCATCCTTCTACCCGGCGGTGAGCCTGAGCGCCCTGATCGGCGTCCAGTCGCTGGGATATGAAACGCTGTTCACCGGCACCGGTGCTTCGGGCGGTTCGACGTCCTTTGCGGACAATCTGTTCAAGAAGGATTCGCTGTTCGGCAGCGCCGGCCCGGCGATCAGCCTGCCGATCTTCCATGGCGGGCAGTTGCGCGGCCAGTATCGCGGCGCGCGCGCGACCTATGACGAGGCGGTCGCCAGCTATGACAAGACGGTGCTGGGCGCCTATCAGGACGTCGCCGACGCCGTGACCAGCCGCCGAACGCTGGATCAGCGGCTGACCGACGCCAAGGCGGCGCTGACCGCGTCGCAGGATGCCTATGGCGTCGCCCAGCAGCGCTACAAGGGTGGGCTTTCCACCTATCTTGACGTGCTGAACGTCGAAGACCAGCTGCTCGCGGCGCGTCAGTCCGTCGCGCAGCTGGAAGCGAGCGCCTTCTCTCTCGATATTGCCCTCATTCGCGCGCT
This window encodes:
- the lysA gene encoding diaminopimelate decarboxylase; translation: MDHFDYVDGTMHVEQVPMAEIAQQVGTPVYVYSTATLERHVGVFRDGLSQLDNPLIAFAVKANPNAAVLATLAKLGLGADVVSGGELQRAVAAGIPADRIVFSGVGKTAEEMKLALELGIFQFNLESEPEAEMLSQVAESMGRKAPVAYRINPDVDAGTHAKISTGKSENKFGIPYDRALESYAAARDLPGLDVQGVAVHIGSQLTDLAPLEAAFVKVGALIAQLRAAGHDIRTADLGGGLGVPYDPSQPLPPSPADYGAMVTRVTQGWDARLMFEPGRVIVGNAGVLLSKVIRVKQGAQAPFVIVDAAMNDLMRPSLYDAWHDIRAVAPDGNRIASNVVGPVCETGDTFAMGRDMDVVAAGDLLTFMTAGAYGATMAGTYNSRSLTPEVLVSGDKWAVVRARPPIEALIAGDHIPDWVAG
- a CDS encoding TetR/AcrR family transcriptional regulator → MTCPEKASAPSRREARRLDRRQTILEVAARHFLENGYAATSMSAIAAILGGSKGTLWNHFPSKEELFRAVLENATSTYRARLSEILDPGGDLTSTLHRTALSLLEKVTSPEAIALHRLIASEGSRFPEMSRIFYEMAPSHTRMLLARFLEGAMDRGQLRRDDPDKAARVLMRLTTSGCHELLLLGQIERVTPQQMESDAAFAVDIFLRAYGAQGMAR
- a CDS encoding response regulator; translation: MPFFKRKPLHQIVAEKPESDATASRRLRVLLIDENATARAVIARRLSRLNYDVMLAENGFIALNLLVTRPVDLILIDMDLLMLPAVTTMKRIRAAALAPHACIVMLTGRMDSQSAVEVLEAGADDHIVKPFDFDLLDARLRHLCARAERLDMLSRHNAELDARIARRAVELGETRDALQQMQLDRARLVSSIQALQDEVARLNARQN
- a CDS encoding NAD(P)-dependent oxidoreductase; this encodes MHSLPVFLRLEGRAVILTGEGEAADAKRRLLERAGARIVGEDDADARVAIVSDGDAAVVARLRARGVLVNATDKPDLCDFTLPAIVDRDPVLIAIGTGGASAGLAAALRQRIEALLPSGLGDLARALFAARGRLRDLWPDAGARRQAIGKALAPGGAIDPLGFDPDVDFWLAENPEADNSELYLVRLTSADPDDLSVRDARMLALADRVYHDGSVASAILDRARADAERIAADGPPERPGVGLNLWVSSAAR
- a CDS encoding efflux transporter outer membrane subunit codes for the protein MSVSRISFSIRTGGIAVTALLLAGCASIPDLGDKPEIRAPQSVEAGRSLSADTVAWPSENWWSAYGDPQLTSLIEEGLRNSPDMAVALARFRQATAMAQQSGAALLPTVDATANAGVTKQSYNMGMPKDFVPQGWLGTGKVGLDFGLDIDLWGKNRASLAAATSEARAAEIDAQQARLALTTAIADAYADLARLYDEAEIQERTLEIRTASQKLVADRRQNGLETRGSVRQADATVSSAKAQLAAARVAIELRQHQIAALIGAGPDRGLAMTRPQIGQLAPLGLPADVTTNLVARRPDVAAALARTQAAASRIKVARASFYPAVSLSALIGVQSLGYETLFTGTGASGGSTSFADNLFKKDSLFGSAGPAISLPIFHGGQLRGQYRGARATYDEAVASYDKTVLGAYQDVADAVTSRRTLDQRLTDAKAALTASQDAYGVAQQRYKGGLSTYLDVLNVEDQLLAARQSVAQLEASAFSLDIALIRALGGGFAASDAQSKDRPNG